The following are encoded in a window of Calonectris borealis unplaced genomic scaffold, bCalBor7.hap1.2 HAP1_SCAFFOLD_40, whole genome shotgun sequence genomic DNA:
- the LOC142076283 gene encoding scavenger receptor cysteine-rich type 1 protein M130-like — protein MGSRQVRLVNGAGRCAGRVEIYYQGSWGTVCDDGWDLSDAAVVCQQLGCGGAVEAAGSARFGEGSGQIWMGAMNCSGAEAALWDCPAGPWGQHDCGHKEDAGVICSEFMALRLENSDGCSGRLQVFYNGTWGSICSNSMTLDTVSLACKELGCGDGGSLETRLPYGRVSGPAWLDNVQCGEKTSSFWQCPSTPWHPQSCEDLRDEIHITCKGNSE, from the exons ATGG ggagccggcaggtccggctggtgaacggggccgggcgctgcgccgggagagtggagatctactaccagggcagctgggggactgtctgcgatgatggctgggacctctctgatgctgccgtcgtttgccagcagctgggctgtggaggggcggtggaggcggccggctccgctcggttcggggaaggctctgggcagatCTGGATGGGTGCCATGAATTGCTCCGGGGCCgaagctgctctctgggactgccctgccgggccctgggggcagcacgactgtgggcacaaagaggacgcgggagtcatctgctcag agttcatggccctcaggctggagaacagcgacGGCTGCTCCGGGCGCCTGCAGGTTTTCTACAACGGGACGTGGGGGAGCATTTGCTCCAACTCGATGACTCTCGATACGGTGTCGCTGGcatgcaaggagctgggctgcggggacggaggatccctggaaacacgcctgccctatggcagggtgtctggccctgcgtggctggataatgtgcagtgtggggagaaaaccagctccttctggcagtgtccctCCACTCCCTGGCACCCGCAGTCATGCGAAGACCTGCGAGACGAGATCCACATCACCTGCAAAGGTAACTCTGAG